A part of Pseudoliparis swirei isolate HS2019 ecotype Mariana Trench chromosome 8, NWPU_hadal_v1, whole genome shotgun sequence genomic DNA contains:
- the zgc:113691 gene encoding uncharacterized protein zgc:113691 — MATSNGKGEKVSKFETLKLLEKCSKERDDAMHRESVLREKLRQNESKIRATDAVRQKLKSLTLENKELRKQVKALRTEIGLERSPDFSGKTTKDIIDDLQEKDRECRSLVEKTGQLNLTIDVLTSEVTNMVTSKTLLEDKLQSLQQNLKDMTHNQRRLLKLWDDKKVQREQLALPAIAMKPVQKPFVHKAVQTEMSVNSSQKLPVNAFETKPFSRDQDKPVLDSFPTYGNGYHDKKAFMHDETKGINKYSTH, encoded by the coding sequence ATGGCCACTTCAAATGGGAAAGGTGAAAAGGTGTCCAAATTTGAGACATTGAAACTTTTGGAGAAATGCAGTAAGGAAAGAGATGATGCCATGCACAGAGAAAGTGTTCTAAGAGAGAAACTCAGACAGAATGAGTCGAAGATCCGTGCCACGGACGCTGTAAGACAGAAACTGAAGTCCTTGACTTTGGAAAACAAGGAGCTGAGGAAACAAGTGAAGGCTCTTCGTACTGAGATTGGACTTGAACGCAGCCCTGACTTCAGTGGAAAGACCACAAAGGACATAATCGATGACCTGCAAGAAAAGGACCGTGAGTGCAGGTCCCTGGTGGAGAAGACTGGGCAACTGAATCTGACCATTGATGTTTTGACTTCAGAGGTGACAAATATGGTCACCTCTAAAACACTTTTAGAGGATAAGTTGCAATCACTGCAGCAAAATCTCAAGGATATGACACATAATCAACGCCGCTTGCTGAAGTTGTGGGACGACAAGAAGGTCCAAAGGGAGCAGCTTGCCCTCCCTGCAATTGCCATGAAACCTGTACAGAAACCATTCGTCCACAAAGCGGTTCAAACTGAGATGTCTGTCAATTCATCCCAAAAGCTTCCAGTCAATGCTTTTGAGACCAAGCCATTCTCTCGGGACCAAGACAAACCCGTTTTGGATAGTTTTCCAACCTATGGAAATGGCTATCATGACAAGAAAGCATTCATGCACGATGAAAcaaaaggaataaataaatactcgaCTCATTGA